In a genomic window of Periophthalmus magnuspinnatus isolate fPerMag1 chromosome 3, fPerMag1.2.pri, whole genome shotgun sequence:
- the dbx1a gene encoding homeobox protein DBX1-A, with translation MMIPSVLAPAALYPGLYRPSAGALPQLPHAFPPQRSFLVEDLLRIGRSGTAAPAFTSRSPSALPTSAQSHRQPHYINIIPNSALSFLFVSFRPELKTSVSGCKDPSFLKFGVSAILAPSPKAASPPPALHIPKSFPVPCFDASLHPLFRTPYLPASSPVVPMPGTFSWPLLSRGKPRRGMLRRAVFSDIQRKALEKMFQKQKYISKPDRKKLAAKLGLKDSQVKIWFQNRRMKWRNSKERELLSSGGCREQTLPTKSNPHPDLSDVHGSRAEEEEENDEDFLENHMTLTSSSPSASSKHSDSDSEDEITVS, from the exons ATGATGATCCCTAGCGTGCTCGCCCCCGCAGCCCTGTACCCGGGACTGTACCGACCATCTGCAGGCGCACTCCCGCAGCTCCCGCACGCGTTTCCACCGCAGCGGagctttctggtggaggacttGTTGCGCATCGGCCGCTCCGGAACAGCCGCGCCTGCGTTCACCAGCCGCTCTCCGAGCGCGCTCCCGACCAGCGCCCAGTCCCACCGTCAACCACA TTATATAAATATCATTCCTAATTCTGCATTatcatttctgtttgtttctttcagacCTGAACTCAAAACCTCGGTCTCTGGATGCAAAGACCCCTCCTTCTTGAAGTTTGGAGTCAGTGCCATCCTCGCCCCATCTCCTAAAGCAG CGTCTCCTCCTCCGGCTCTACACATCCCAAAGTCCTTCCCGGTACCATGCTTCGACGCGAGCCTCCATCCCCTCTTCAGAACTCCCTATCTGCCCG cgTCCTCTCCCGTGGTGCCGATGCCTGGGACGTTCTCGTGGCCTCTTCTCTCCAGAGGAAAGCCGCGCAGAGGAATGCTTCGTCGGGCCGTGTTCTCTGACATCCAGCGAAAGGCTCTGGAGAAGATGTTCCAGAAGCAgaagtacatctccaaacccGACCGCAAGAAGCTCGCCGCCAAACTGGGGCTCAAGGACTCACAG GTGAAGATTTGGTTCCAGAATCGCAGGATGAAGTGGAGGAACTCAAAGGAGCGCGAGCTTCTGTCATCGGGCGGCTGTCGGGAGCAAACTCTGCCCACGAAATCGAACCCTCACCCCGACCTGAGCGACGTGCATGGCTCAAGggccgaggaagaggaggagaacgaCGAGGACTTCCTGGAGAATCACATGACACTCAcaagctcctccccctcagcGTCATCCAAACACTCGGACTCAGATTCAGAAGATGAGATCACAGTTTCATAA